Proteins encoded together in one Carya illinoinensis cultivar Pawnee chromosome 3, C.illinoinensisPawnee_v1, whole genome shotgun sequence window:
- the LOC122304228 gene encoding sucrose synthase-like, whose protein sequence is MAEGVLTRVHSLRERLDETLVANRNEIVALLSRIEAEGQGILQHHQLIAHVEAISEANRHKLQDGAFGEVLRSTQEAIVLPPWVALAVRPRPGVWEYIRVNVHALVVEELRVAEYLHFKEELVDGSTNGNFVLELDFEPFSASFPRPTLSKSIGNGVEFLNRHLSAKLFHDKESMHPLLEFLRVHCYKGKTMMLNDRIQNVNSLQYVLRKAEEFLSALAPETPYAKFEHKFQEIGLERGWGDTAERVLEMIQLLLDLLEAPDPCTLEKFLGKIPMVFNVVIMSPHGYFAQDDVLGYPDTGGQVVYILDQVRALESEMLNRIKQQGLDITPRILIVTRLLPDAVGTTCGQRLEKVFGTEHTHILRVPFRDEKGMVRKWISRFEVWPYLETYTEDVAHELTKELQGKPDLIIGNYSDGNIVASLLAHKFGVTECTIAHALEKTKYPESDIYWKKFEEKYHFSCQFTADLIAMNHTDFIITSTFQEIAGSKDTVGQYESHTAFTLPGLYRVVHGIDVFDPKFNIVSPGADMSIYFPYFEKEKRLTSFHPEIEELLYSDVENKEHLCVLKDRNKPIIFTMARLDRVKNITGLVEWYGKNKRLRELVNLVVVAGDRRKESKDLEEQAEMKKMYGLIETYNLNGQFRWISSQMNRVRNGELYRYIADTKGAFVQPAVYEAFGLTVVESMTCGLPTFATCNGGPAEIIVHGKSGYHIDPYHGEQAAELLVDFFEKSKADPSHWDKISQGGLKRILEKYTWQIYSERLLTLTGVYGFWKHVSNLDRRESRRYIEMFYALKYRKLADSVPLAVDN, encoded by the exons ATGGCGGAAGGTGTTTTGACTCGCGTGCACAGCCTCCGTGAGCGTTTGGATGAAACTCTGGTTGCTAACCGCAATGAAATTGTGGCACTCCTGTCCAG GATCGAAGCCGAGGGACAAGGTATTCTGCAACACCATCAACTTATTGCTCATGTTGAAGCAATTTCTGAGGCCAACAGACACAAACTTCAGGACGGGGCCTTTGGTGAAGTTTTGAGATCCACTCAG GAAGCCATTGTTCTACCTCCATGGGTTGCCCTGGCTGTTCGTCCAAGGCCTGGTGTTTGGGAATACATAAGAGTGAATGTCCATGCTCTTGTGGTTGAAGAGCTGCGTGTGGCTGAGTACTTGCACTTCAAAGAGGAACTTGTGGATGGAAG TACTAATGGGAACTTCGTGCTTGAGTTGGATTTTGAGCCATTTTCTGCATCGTTTCCCCGTCCCACTCTTTCGAAGTCAATTGGTAATGGTGTGGAGTTTCTGAATCGCCACCTTTCTGCAAAGCTTTTCCATGACAAGGAAAGCATGCACCCGCTGCTTGAGTTTCTCAGAGTTCACTGCTACAAGGGAAAG ACTATGATGCTGAATGACAGAATTCAGAACGTTAACTCCCTCCAATATGTGCTTAGGAAGGCAGAGGAGTTTCTGTCTGCACTTGCCCCTGAAACACCCTATGCTAAGTTTGAGCACAAGTTCCAGGAGATTGGTTTGGAAAGAGGGTGGGGTGACACTGCTGAGCGTGTACTAGAGATGATTCAACTTCTTTTGGATCTTCTTGAGGCTCCTGACCCGTGCACCCTTGAGAAATTTCTTGGGAAAATCCCTATGGTATTTAACGTTGTAATTATGTCTCCCCATGGCTATTTTGCCCAAGATGATGTCTTGGGATATCCTGACACTGGTGGTCAG GTTGTTTATATCTTGGATCAAGTTCGGGCATTGGAGAGTGAGATGCTTAATCGCATCAAGCAACAAGGCTTGGATATCACTCCTCGTATCCTCATC GTCACTCGACTCCTCCCTGATGCAGTTGGAACCACATGTGGTCAGCGCCTCGAGAAGGTATTTGGGACAGAGCATACCCATATTCTTCGAGTTCCCTTTAGAGACGAGAAGGGAATGGTCCGAAAATGGATCTCGAGATTTGAAGTTTGGCCCTATCTTGAGACTTACACTGAG GATGTTGCACATGAACTTACTAAAGAGTTACAAGGGAAGCCAGATCTGATCATTGGAAACTACAGTGATGGGAACATTGTTGCCTCATTGTTGGCACATAAATTTGGTGTTACAGAG TGCACCATAGCCCATGCGCTTGAGAAGACTAAGTATCCTGAATCTGACATCTACTGGAAAAAATTCGAGGAGAAGTATCACTTCTCTTGCCAGTTCACTGCTGATCTTATAGCCATGAATCACACCGATTTCATTATCACTTCTACTTTCCAAGAAATTGCTGGAAG CAAAGATACCGTTGGTCAATACGAGAGTCACACTGCTTTCACTCTTCCTGGGCTCTATCGCGTTGTTCACGGGATTGATGTTTTTGATCCTAAGTTCAACATCGTGTCCCCTGGAGCAGATATGAGCATCTACTTCCCCTACTTTGAGAAGGAAAAGAGGTTGACATCCTTCCACCCTGAAATCGAAGAGCTCCTATACTCCGACGTGGAGAATAAGGAACACTT GTGTGTATTGAAAGACCGAAACAAGCCCATCATATTCACAATGGCTAGGTTGGATCGTGTGAAGAACATCACAGGTCTTGTAGAGTGGTATGGAAAGAACAAACGTCTTCGGGAGTTGGTCAACCTTGTTGTCGTTGCTGGAGATCGGAGAAAGGAGTCCAAGGACTTGGAGGAGCAAGCTGAGATGAAGAAAATGTACGGTCTCATTGAAACCTACAATTTGAATGGCCAGTTTAGATGGATTTCATCCCAGATGAACCGAGTCAGGAATGGGGAGCTCTATCGTTACATTGCAGACACAAAGGGAGCCTTTGTGCAGCCTGCCGTCTATGAAGCTTTTGGCCTCACAGTTGTTGAGTCAATGACTTGTGGATTGCCAACATTTGCTACTTGTAATGGTGGCCCAGCTGAGATTATTGTGCATGGGAAATCTGGCTACCACATTGATCCCTACCATGGTGAACAAGCAGCCGAGCTTCTTGTTGATTTCTTTGAGAAGTCCAAGGCAGACCCTTCTCACTGGGACAAAATCTCCCAGGGAGGCTTGAAGCGTATCCTCGAGAA GTACACATGGCAGATCTATTCCGAGAGGTTGTTGACCCTCACTGGGGTTTACGGGTTTTGGAAGCACGTATCCAACCTTGATCGCCGCGAGAGCCGCCGTTACATTGAGATGTTCTACGCACTCAAGTACCGTAAGTTG GCTGACTCTGTTCCACTCGCTGTCGACAATTGA